The window ATGGAAGAGACGTTTTGCATAGCTTTATTGAACACCATATTGAATCTACTATCTTTTCCATGGTATTCAAATGCATGCATTCCATGAGCCTTGTTGAATGGTATTTCACCCTCTAGAATTGCATCTTTCAAATGAATCCTTAACAAGAAGTCAAAATATATCCAATCAACATAGATCTCGAATCACAAATGAAACAAGGATTTAACTTAAATAGACTAACAATATACAAAAGCTTTACACAATCAATGTATTTTGTCTTCTTGTAGCAAGTATGTGACTTGATAGTACAAAATTCTTATACGTTAGTGTATAGAAGTTAAACTCAATGAACTAAATATGAGAAAATATTAAATTGTACCAGGAATTAACAGCTACTCGATCAGTCGCCAATAGTAAAAAGGAAGCAAAAGATGATCCGTCTTTATCGGATATTAAACTCTTGCTCAAAGGTGTCAAATTGTATGATGTGTGAATTTTTCCATCATCATCCTTGGAAATGTTGGAAGTGAGAAAAGATTGGCTTGCAAGAAACCTTAGAATCCTTTCAAGAACAAGTGGGGCTTTAGGGTTTTTTGTGGGAAGTTGAGATGCAATATCATAGGAGGATAATTGACTATTTGCTTTTGCTATGATCTCAAACAAGCCAAGTTCTATGACAGCTTTCAAAACCATGTTAAGGATTAAACCAGTAGGAAGATGCATAGCCTTCATCATTGAATTTTCCTCTTCATTGGATATAACAATTTTATCCATGGATGAAGCCATGTTTACTTATATTAATAACAATGAGCTAATAACTCAAAGGCGTTCGGTCTgttttttagcaaaaatgggggtagTATATGAATTTTACTAACACATGTTCttcatccaatatatatatagggAGTGAAAGTAAACTTTTCCAGTTTCACCAGTTCCCTTCCTAACCTTTTCTGTTTCATCAATTCCATTCCCTTAATGAACTATCTGCCTAATCTTTTTACTAATAAGCCTAATATTAATGAAGGTATATAGTGAGGGGTCTGATTAGGTAGAAGTAACTTTATCTTGTTTTTTATAGGCTGCTAACATGGAGTAATGTAAAAGTAGCACGAACGATTCTCGTTTTTTATTGAGTTTTAATTTGACACAACGCACTAAACCCATCTTGAATCGCTAAGATTAGATGATAGTATTAGCTTTTAAAGATGAGATATTTCTTGTATTTTTGGTTGGATAGGTTTTTGCTTGCATATCTAGTACAATCAAACCTCTATAAAACAGCCTCATTTGTTTCAGATTTTTTTGGCTATTATAGTGAAGTGCTATTAtaaagaacatatattataatataacataaaaattgattCCAtaaaaaacttgacttttataatGAATGATTGTATTCGAAAAGAAACATCGATGACAAAGAGAATATACATATTGTATAGAAGAGGTATGTTATGCATTTACTCATTCATTCAATGCAAAGATTATATTACTAATTTTTGCTTAATATTTTATTGGTATAGCTTATCTTAAGACGGGGTCATTGTTGGCCTGTTTCCCCTAACCCTACAATTTTTCTTGCCGAACTCTCAGGTCTACACGTTTTACCTTCCCTTCCATAATTTACCGTCAACTTCCCTCCAATTTTGCTATAACCTAATTAAAATAGAAAAGGGCCAAAATTGTCCCTAACCTACTCTTGTGGGTTTAAAAATACCATTCGTCTACCTATTTTGTTAGACCTGTCCTCACCATTAAAAATCTGGCTCATTCATGCCCTTATTTCTCACGGACCTTTACTGAATAATTGTCTTTTTGTTATATATGACGTGGCAATTGATTATTGGTCAAAATTAACAATCACACTCTAACCCAGATCTGATATGTAAATAAGCCACCACAATCCATCTTAGTCGTTCCAACCCGTTAAACCCTCTTTAGCCCCTCAAACACCTAATTCCATACCCAACTTATGATCCAATCGTTATTTTGGTTTTATTtgtcaaaatttcatattttttttattaatttattatttagtaCCCTATCCCTTTTTTTGTTCATCTTTTCCAACTTAATCACCGCCAACAGTTTCCCAAAATCTTAAAccaaaaaatcttaaaaaatatcATTTTGGTAGAAACATAACTTATTAAACCATAAAATCTTAAAATGAACCATTAATTTAATTTCAAAGAATACCAGATTTCActcaaaaaaatattaatttaaaaattaaattaaggCCGAAAAATCTGAGTGTGAGAGGAAGATTCGTGGGTGTTGAAGGGTGAAAATCTTAAAGTTGAAGCCGATGGTGGTCCTCAGTCACCAATGTCGAGTTATTGTACTTTGGCCATGAAGGAGGATGATTAGAGAAAATATAGAGAGGGAGGGTAGGGATCAAAGAGGAGAAGTTGAGAGGTGAATTTAGGGCATTTTAAAACGCGGGTCATAGGTCGAGTATGGATATTTTGGGTCATGGAGTGGGCTAATAGGATGTGGGATGAGGTTTTATTTAAGCCATTAGCAAATTGACACATAATAAGTAATAAAATATTATCTTAATCAAAATAGGGCCGTTAGTTTTTAGGGTATGAGTGGGCCAGAAAGTTGACGTTAGGGGcaatttgtaacgacccaacttgtcgttttaagaattaacgccccgttcagtgacttaaggtcttgagcaacttcatattatgtattatgacgtgtgtggtcgagtttggttttctggaagattcggaatttaattttttaaaaaaataattctcattttgaagcttaaaataaaaagagttgaacggagtttgacttttgagcaaacgactctgtaataaaattttgatgttgttaatagctttgtatggtgattttagacttaagcatgtgtccggatttggatttggaagtccgtaggacaattcgacccATATTGGCGAAAGCTAAAAATATTAAGTGGAAAAGGTGTCTTACTTGCACAACACCTACCTTTGAATGGGTATAACTCTCATAATGTGAAGATAGATTCCATGAATTTTTGTCACTAAAGAATAGCCCTTCGAGTCTGGTTTCAAACgcatcaaaccatttgtcatttggatatttttagaagAAGTTATAatcaaattattaaaataaggcAGGCGGAACAAGAAAAGTTTTGCTAAGGGTTTAAGGCGTTAAATCGCACCTCGGATCTCCACTTTTCGCTTGCGTGCCCCAGATGGCTATGGATGAGGGTAACATCATGTAATCATGGTTTCATACTTATATGAAAGTTTggaagtgaattggggtctacATCATAGCAAGGTATCGAAGGAGGGTAAGTTGGAAAACAAGAAATATGGAAAGGATGCAACTGGGGAGCTCGTGTGAACTCGTGCGCCGCGCGGCTTTGAACGAGCCATGACCCCCAGCCATTTCAACAAAACAGCGAAGTATTGCCCCAGCACGTGAACTTGAACGAGAGATCGTGCATGTCCGCGCGATGCACGAGGATGGACAAGCTAGGCCTGAAGCCTTTATAAAGAGCATTTCGGTAGCTCACTTCTCCCACTCCTCTTGGCCGATTCTTGGAGCTcctctccactctctcaagaccccAACTCCCCttttcttcaaggtaagcaatccccatttTTTTGATGAGAAATTtcatcatttctacactagtattgatgaaatctacacataaaatacttagatcttcaagaaatattttcaagaactcaaaggagggttgtgcaagatttcttccaaaaaaggTAATCCtatacccttagacttacatgtatggatttagTATGAGTATTTTAGCAAGAAATAAGTATTAACACTTATTGTATGGTGCTTGGAAGCCATAAATaattaaactagattattgggtattgtagagattttgtaatgaaTTAATTAGCAATAACTGGGTAGATatgagttcattgatgattttaaTCGTGCTAAAGAAGGTTGTTTGTAGACAAAGGATGATTTAGTATCTCTTGTTGGTGAGAAGGAGGGATTTTTTGGATGAAGAAACATTATTATTAGAAGTAGTAAAATGCTATGTACTCTAGgtgcttgataaaatgcctaaatgaccaaAATAAATCTTGAAATTTGTTTATTAATATTGATGCGattgtgttgcattgttgtagattgaaatttGCTTAGTGTGGTGGACCATCATAGTATTATTAAGGAGCGAATTTTAGacttgagccgtccggaggtggcttcactcgcgaagatcatttaaagtattgacttagtttcgtcgaggtaagtatcttgcctaaccttgaatgggggaattaccccttaggcatcgagtcatgtgtcatttgtgaaatgtgaaaagccgtgtacgcgatgtgatgagtacgtactcggacttatatgtgaaaaattgattgggttaaagtcttaaggcatattgtgtagtaaattagataatTATTGGCATTTAATAAAttatctatttgccatgcctcaattcgcgtttgttgaatttgtttttatatgacaatttgatgtggttattgcttgtatatttatgtgaattctgtgagtTTGGTAATTTGATATtttctggaaataattatattatggattttccatctgcaaataattaatgaaataaatttAAATCGAGGCGTTATATAATTATCAATAATTTGGATTAATaaaggcgttgccctatactgagtattttttatctctgttgttgttttgaggttttataaaCATTGTGTGGAGTCTTggtctatttgttgtgaaattaattaattttgttatatctttggaatagGTTGTGGCCAttaggcaaattgtgatatgaattgattttgttatgttgccgtgataatattccgtgtaaattgttgggttatttgagttattattttgagaatataatggtggcatttcactgttgatattatgcgggtataagggtggcatttcactgttgttatgtgtgttggaatattatctgggcgaagcgataaggatggctatagaagagataagagtggctatagGAGCAATAAGaatggctattgatattgtcagcgcggaaggataaggaggctattataggagtgataagggtggctatagaagAGATAAtagtggctattgtcagggatgatatgtgattggctattgtcagggatgatatgtgatgatgtggggttattgcgttggtaattttcatgtgatgatgtgattttccttgtgtttatttttataccttgtgcaatttgtcttgttgttggtaaattgataatagtctgatctatgttgaaattgggagcctgtggttattgccaggcggattatgaagtgaaatgtgggcatgaggtaccgtgagtaaataatgatgatattggcatgtgaattgtccgtacagttgtgatatgaaatatgggtaCGAAGTGTCATTAGTAAATAGTGATGATattggcacatgaattgtccatgcagttgtgatatgaaatgtgggcacgaggtgccgtggttaaatgatgatgatatttggcacgtgaattgtccgtgcggttgtgatagagaaattggcacgaggtaCGGTGAAAATCTGAAAGttggctgagacccgtattttataattttgaaatgctgtgtcacagggtgacttttattcgaaagagatttatttgaaagaattttatttgagggaattatatttgaaagagattagaaagagatttatttgaaagtattatatcctgaagatttctatttgaaaaatatataaacaaaagatttatattggaaggacttgatgtcacgaccaaaaatcccaccataggcgtcgtgatggcactttgTCTCTAAGTCTAGGTAAGtcgattataataacaattcaagccatttgtTTTTATATATAAGCCAACAGTGGAAATAATtgcaaatataacaacctcccaagactggtaatactgagtcatgaactctaactgaatacatgaaatgatctcaaggatcgaatactcaatactgtttgattaataattaacagtacaataaaatgaaaagacttcaagggacagcgacgaccaagcagctctaccatGAATCCTTGAGATCACACTTTACCTCTGTCCGAGTCtgatagctccaatacctggctctgcacaaaaatgtgcagaagtgtagtatgagtacaccatggtcggtacccagtaagtatcaagagtaacctcagtagagtagtgacgaggtacaattgagacactcactagtctaataacctgtgcaatatagtatacaaaaataatagaaaataaataacaatgatggcaacaataatcaaccagtgatatacacagcagggcgacaagaacaccataaatattgcgcaataaataatgaatacaagtacaatcaattaatcaagtccttccaatataaatcttttgcctatatgtttttcaaatagaaatcttcaggatataatactttcaaataaatctatttcaaataaatctctttcaaataaatctctttcgaataaaagtcaccctgtgacacagcatttcaaaatcataaaatacgattctcaacccactttcatatttccatgacacctcgtgccaatttctctattacaaccgcacagacaactcacgtgttaaatatcatcatcatttaaccacggcaccccatgcccacatttcatatcacaactgcacggacaattcatgtgccaatatcatcatttttTACTCACGACACTTCGTGCCcaaatttcatatcacaactacacggacagttcatgtgccaatatcatcattatttactcacggcacctcgtgcccgcattttatttcataatccgcctggaAATAATCACAGGCTCTCAATtgcaacatagatcagactattatcaatttaccaacaacaagacaaattacacaaggtataaaaataaacacaaggaaaatcacaataTGACATGAAAATTACCAAAGCGATAACCCCATATCATCACATATCgcccctgacaatagccacccttatctctcatatagccacccttatctctcctataatagcctcccttatcccttcATCCTGACAATAtaaatagccacccttatcgctcatataatagcctcccttatcgctccgtttaatagcctcccttatcgctccgcccagacaatatcccaacacacataacaatagtgaaatgccacccttatgcccgcaTAATGTCAATAATAGGATGCCACCCTTCTACGTCGCATaacagtaacccaaatcacacaacaattcatACAGAGTATTTTCACAACGGCATATCATCATCAACTcgtatttacaaatttttcgtAGGCCACAGCCATTCCAAAGGTACAATAATGTCTATTAATTTCATAACAGATAGTCCATGGctcaacacaatgtatataaaatctcaaaaataaccagaaggatgggaaaataactcatcataggacaacgccttctttaatccaaattttagataaatatataaacgcctcaatttaaacttatttaattaattataatgtgcacaacatcttaacaaaatattcgggagttAACAACTCAACCGAacaatatttcacaatttggcactttgcctcaatatgattcacgacctttataattcaataccaagtttttcaacaacatgaactgaaaagtaattcatcaaggaacaacatctcttttaaatcacaacatcataaaataatagatttattcatcttattaactaaatttactatttaaattatctgtagataaaatcaataataaaaatactttccataaaaatggcaactcaaacaaacacagagttcacataaaagtcaaatggcaatcacaccaaattatcatataaaatacaaagtcaacaaataaggaatgaggcatgacaaatcaaggatttactaagttccaacaatttttcaatttaatacataagggagTCTAcaaatttcaaccgatataattttcacatatacaccaagtacgtactcgtcacctcgcgtacatggttttcaattacataatttttacataagactcaatacctaaggggtaattctcccactcaaggttaggcaagatacttacctttttgaagttaggcagatattccaaaatagctttctcacttgaattgacctccggatgaCACCAATCTctcttgagccttccttacattactacgaggttccggaaatcctagaaacttcaatttatctagaaacacaacaaaagtgaaccataattaggaagatattcatggtttctgctcatttgag is drawn from Nicotiana tabacum cultivar K326 chromosome 22, ASM71507v2, whole genome shotgun sequence and contains these coding sequences:
- the LOC107781704 gene encoding myricetin 3-O-methyltransferase 3 isoform X3 — protein: MASSMDKIVISNEEENSMMKAMHLPTGLILNMVLKAVIELGLFEIIAKANSQLSSYDIASQLPTKNPKAPLVLERILRFLASQSFLTSNISKDDDGKIHTSYNLTPLSKSLISDKDGSSFASFLLLATDRVAVNSWIHLKDAILEGEIPFNKAHGMHAFEYHGKDSRFNMVFNKAMQNVSSIEMKRILESYTGFQGVKEVIDVGGGLGVSLASIISKYPNIKGINFDLPHVIKDAPNHAGIEHVGGDMFKSVPKGEVIILKVFEVQNMKKRWSSQRKKGWMRRIQPKKLHLSCTLSSEVGP
- the LOC107781704 gene encoding myricetin 3-O-methyltransferase 3 isoform X2: MASSMDKIVISNEEENSMMKAMHLPTGLILNMVLKAVIELGLFEIIAKANSQLSSYDIASQLPTKNPKAPLVLERILRFLASQSFLTSNISKDDDGKIHTSYNLTPLSKSLISDKDGSSFASFLLLATDRVAVNSWIHLKDAILEGEIPFNKAHGMHAFEYHGKDSRFNMVFNKAMQNVSSIEMKRILESYTGFQGVKEVIDVGGGLGVSLASIISKYPNIKGINFDLPHVIKDAPNHAGIEHVGGDMFKSVPKGEVIILKAILHDWDDDHCLKILKNCWGALPENGAMKCRIWSLMHILGIF
- the LOC107781704 gene encoding myricetin 3-O-methyltransferase 3 isoform X4, whose amino-acid sequence is MASSMDKIVISNEEENSMMKAMHLPTGLILNMVLKAVIELGLFEIIAKANSQLSSYDIASQLPTKNPKAPLVLERILRFLASQSFLTSNISKDDDGKIHTSYNLTPLSKSLISDKDGSSFASFLLLATDRVAVNSWIHLKDAILEGEIPFNKAHGMHAFEYHGKDSRFNMVFNKAMQNVSSIEMKRILESYTGFQGVKEVIDVGGGLGVSLASIISKYPNIKGINFDLPHVIKDAPNHAGIEHVGGDMFKSVPKGEVIILKAILHDWDDDHCLKILKNCWGALPENGV
- the LOC107781704 gene encoding myricetin 3-O-methyltransferase 3 isoform X1; the encoded protein is MASSMDKIVISNEEENSMMKAMHLPTGLILNMVLKAVIELGLFEIIAKANSQLSSYDIASQLPTKNPKAPLVLERILRFLASQSFLTSNISKDDDGKIHTSYNLTPLSKSLISDKDGSSFASFLLLATDRVAVNSWIHLKDAILEGEIPFNKAHGMHAFEYHGKDSRFNMVFNKAMQNVSSIEMKRILESYTGFQGVKEVIDVGGGLGVSLASIISKYPNIKGINFDLPHVIKDAPNHAGIEHVGGDMFKSVPKGEVIILKAILHDWDDDHCLKILKNCWGALPENGKVVVIEQIQPEYPETNLLSKHSFGTDMLMITVFNGGKERTKQEFEALAKEAGFSALKIACRAYYCWVVELYKC